TCGCCTGCTCGCCTCTCCGCATTACGGGGAACGCTGGGCCCGGCACTGGCTGGATGTAGCCCGGTACGCCGATTCCAACGGCTTCACCATTGATGGTCCCCGATCGATCTGGAAGTACCGGGACTGGGTCATCGAGGCGATCAATGCCAACATGCCCTTCGATCAGTTTGTCACCGAACAACTGGCGGGCGACCTGCTCCCCAAACCTACGACAGAGCAGTTGATCGCGACCGGCTTTCATCGCAATACACTCATCAATCAGGAAGGGGGCACCAACCCGGAACAGTTTCGTGTGGAAGCAGTGGTGGATCGTGTGAATACCACGGGGGCGGCCTTCCTCGGACTGACGGTAGGTTGTGCCCAATGCCACAAACACAAGTATGATCCCATTACCCAGCGGGACTTCTATCAGCTGTATGCGATTTTCAACAGCACCGCAGATATCAACAGCGCGCCCCCCACACTGCCATTACCTACTGAGCAACAGCAGACCGAACAGAAAGAGTTGAAGCAGGAAATCGCGAAACTCACCAAACAACTGGAAGAACGCAAACAAGCACTGGAACCGAAGTTCGCTGCCTGGAAAGAACGTCTGCAGCAGGACCTGCAACAGTCAGAGCAGCAGTGGAGCGTTCTCGCACCGGGATCGATCCAATCCATAAATGGAGCCACGCTCACCGTTCTTGAAGACCATTCACTGCTCGCAGGGGGGAAGATTCCTGCATTTGATACGTATGTCGTCGAAACCGCAGCGATCCCACCAGGAACCTCCGGTCTGCGGCTGGAAGTACTGACTCACGAGAGTCTGCCGCGCAAGGGGCCGGGCTGGGCCGGAAACGGAAACTTTGTGCTGGATGAAGTGACTGTGGAAATGGCAGAGCAGACTGAAGCGGGCTGGTCTGACTTTCAGCCGGTCAAGCTGATCCAGGCAACCGCCGATCATTCGCAGGATAAATTCCCCGCCAGCAACCTGGTAGACGGGGATCCCAAAACCGGCTGGGCCATTAATACCGGCAAGGGGAGTATGAACGTCGACCGGCGGGCGATACTCAAGCTCAAAGAACCGATCGAAGTCAAACAGCCGGTCAAACTGCGGGTGACCCTGACGCATACACGGAATGCAAAATACAATGTCGGTCGCTTCCGACTCGCGGCAACCACGGTGGCCCCGGAAGTCTTAAACATCAAACCTGAAATTTTGGCGATCCTGAAACAGCCAGAGGACAAATGGGACGCGAAACAGAAAACGACCGTGGAAGAGGCCTTTCACCAGTCGGATTCGCAATGGCTGGCTCTGAATCAGCGCCTGACAAAACAGAAGGCGGCACAGACCAAGGTCAACAAAGCGATTGTGACCACCATGATCATGCGGGAGCTGCCCAAGCCGCGGGAAACCTTCATCCTGCTGCGAGGGAATTTCCTGGATCCGGGTGCGAAGGTCAGTCCGGGTGTTCCCGCTGTGTTGCCGGCACTGCCTGAGGATGTTTCCCAACCGACGCGACTGGACCTCGCCCGGTGGCTGACCAGTGAAGAGCAACCGCTGACGGCTCGTGTGACAGTGAACCGATACTGGCAACGGTTCTTCGGCAGGGGCATTGTGGAAACCGAAAATGACTTCGGGACACAGGGTTCAGATCCCACGCATCCGGAACTGCTGGACTGGCTGGCTTCGGAATTCATGCGGCTTAACTGGGATGTGAAACAATTTCATAAACTGATTGTGACTTCTGCGACCTATCGGCAGGCATCTGACTTTAACCCGAATCATCAGGAAAAAGATCCGCGGAATCTGCTGTTATCTCGACAGAACCGGTTCCGAATGGAAGCGGAGTCGATTCGCGATCTGTTTCTGGCCAGTAGTGGTCTGTTGAGTCGTAAGATCGGCGGGCCGAGTGTCTATCCGCCCCAGCCGGAGGGGATTTACGTACTCACACAGAATAAGAAGAGCTGGCCGGAAGAGCAGAACGAAGACCGCTATCGGCGGGGCATGTATACGTATTTCTGGCGTTCGAGTCCGTATCCGATGCTGCCGACCTTCGATGCACCAAACAGTAATACCACTTGTACGCGACGGGTGCGTTCCAATACCCCCCTCCAGGCACTCACACTGGCCAATGATCATTCGCTGTTCGAACTGACTCAAGGGTTTGCACTCCGCATCCTGCAGGAAGGTCCTCCCTACGATGAAGGTCGCATCCGCGCCGCGTTTGAAATCTGCCTGTCCCGTGCCCCCTCTGATCGGGAGCTGGAAGTGATGACCGGCTATCTGCAGGAACAGCGTGCTCAGTTTAAACAGTCACCAGAGGCAGCGGCCCAGGTCGCGGCTGACGATTTACCCAAACAGATTGATGTGATCGAAGCGGCGAGCTGGACGGCGGTCGCCCGCGTGTTGATGAATCTGGATGAATTTATTACCAGGGAATAGTCCCCCCCTCAAACGGATGCCGGCAGCAAGACCTGACCGGCGGACCGGGAGAATCAGATGAATTTCGATGACCTGATGTTACGCGATCAGACACGACGTCACTTTTTCGAGAATTGCGCGATGGGTGCCGGGGCCATCGGTCTGGCTTCACTGATGCAGTCGGAACAACGCGCACAGGCCGGCACCGGCAAGTTGAATGGTACCCATCATCCGCCCAAAGCCAAAAATGTGATTTACATGTTTATGGCGGGGGGCCCCAGTCAGCTGGAGATGTTTGATTTCAAACCGAAGCTGCAGGAACTGGAAGGTAAGGTCATCCCCGAATCGTACGTGGAGGGCAAACAGTTTGCGTTTCTGAAAAAAGACGCCAAGCTGCTGGGCACGCGACGGAAATTCAAGAAGCACGGCGAATCGGGCATGGAACTCTCGGAAGTTGTTCCACACCTGGCTGAGGTCGCGGACGACATCACCGTACTGAAGAGTATGAAGACAGACGTCTTTAACCACGGTCCGGCCAAACTCTTCATGAATACCGGGACACAACAGTTTGGTCGCCCCAGCATGGGTGCCTGGGTAACTTACGGCATTGGCAGCGAGTCACAGAATCTGCCCGGGTTCGTCGTGCTACAATCCGGACCGCGGGGACCACGGGGTGGAGCGCCGCTGTGGGGCAGTGGTTTTCTGCCGACCACGTACCAGGGAGTCCCGTTCCTGAACGGAGCAGATCCGATATTAAATCTCTCCAGTCCTTCCGGGATCAACTCTGAGAGACAATCGGAATTCATTGATACGGTGAATCAATTGAACTCGCTTCGCCTGGAGAAGACGCGCGATCCGGAAATCGCCACTCGTATCTCTGCCTATGAAATGGCTTACCGCATGCAATCCAGTGCCCCCGAGTTGATGGATCTCTCGGGCGAGACGAAAGAGACACTCGATCTGTACGGCGTCGATCCCGCGAAACCTTCATTTGCCCGTAACTGTCTATTGGCGCGGCGGTTAGTGGAAAAAGGCTCTCGCTTCGTGCAGCTCTATCATACGGACTGGGATCATCATGGAAATAAAGGAACCGACCTGGAAGAATCGCTGGATGCCCGCTGTCTGGAAACCGATCAGGCGTCGGCTGCACTCGTGAAAGATCTTAAACAACGGGGGCTGCTGGATGATACGCTGGTCATCTGGGGGGGTGAATTTGGGCGGACTCCACAAGGTGAGCCCCGTGATCTGATTGGTCGCGATCATCATATCGATGCGTTTTCCATCTGGGTCGCCGGGGGTGGATCCAAGCCAGGTGTCACAATAGGAGAGACTGACGAGTTAGGCTACTATTCTGTCGAAGACACGATTCATGTACGTGACTTCCATGCGACGGTGCTACACCTCCTCGGCATCGATCACCATGAGCTTTCCTATTTTTACCAGGGTCTCGATTTCCGTTTAACGGGCGTGGAAGAAGCTCATGTCGTCGAGAAAATGCTGGCCTGAAACAGGGCTGTCGGCCCGGTCTGAAAAAAACTTGAGCGAAATATGAAGAAATCCTCTGGACAGATTTTTGCGTTTCCATTATCACTCGCCTCTCTCTCATCCATCTCTAAAACTTAATAGTTCACATCACACTAAATCTGTCGTTCTGACACTTAAAACCAACCCTAACCCCCAACGAATGCGGAGGCATGGATGCCACCGGAGTCTAAGACCGGTCTATCCGGAGCGATAATGCGCAATTCGGGTCTGATCTTCCCACTAGTCATAGTGAGTTCAGTCCTGGTGATCATTGCGCCTCTGCCTCCGCTGGTGATGGACCTGCTCTTGTCATGCAATATCACTGTTTCTGTAGTGATTTTGATGACCACGATTTACGTCACACGCCCGTTGGAATTCAGCGTGTTCCCGGCGATCCTGCTGGGTACCACACTGGCGCGGCTGGTGTTGAACGTAGCGACCACCCGTCTGATCTTAACCCGCGGAGCCGATGATGGTACCGCAGCGGCAGGCGGCGTGATTGAAGCCTTTGGTCAGTTCGTGGCAGGCGGTCATCTGGTTGTGGGTCTGATTATCTTCGTGATCCTGGTCACGATTCAGTTTATGGTGATTACCAAGGGTGCCACACGTATCAGTGAAGTGGCCGCCCGGTTCTCACTCGACAGTATGCCCGGTAAGCAGATGGCCATTGATGCCGACCTGAATGCCGGGTTGATCTCCTCAGAAGAAGCGAAAACCCGTCGCCAGGAAATCACCGAACAGGCTGACTTCTACGGTTCAATGGACGGTGCCAGTAAGTTTGTCCGTGGGGACTCGATTGCCAGTATCATCATCACGCTGATCAACGTGGTCGGCGGTCTGTATGTGGGCATGGTCGATCACGGCATGGAACTGTCGAAAGCAGCAACCGTGTTTACCACCCTGACGATCGGCGATGGTCTGGTAACCCAGGTGCCGGGCTTTTTGATCTCACTCGCCGCGGGTTTGATCGTTACCCGAACTTCAGTCGACAGTAACCTCCCCCGGGACGTCGTTAAACAGTTTTCCGGACATCCGGAAGCCCTGTTCCTCGCTTCAACCTTCCTGTTCGCTCTGGCGTTCACAGGACTGCCCGCCGGCCCAATGCTGGCTCTGGCCATCGGTTGTGCGGTTACGGGGATGATGCGACGCAAAGGGCAGCAGGCTACCGAAGTACAAAAACAGAAAGCGGAAACACAACAGCAGGAACAGCAACAACAGCCTGCCGAACCCAAACCGGAAGATCACCTGTTTGTCGATCCTCTCGAACTGGAACTGGGTGTCGGACTGTTGAGACTGGCCGACCCGGCAACCGGCGGCGATCTGCTGGATCGTGTGACCCGCATCCGACACAAAATTGCCCAGGAACTGGGAATCATTCTTCCCAAGGTTCGGATTCGCGACAACATCCGCCTGGGACAACGCGATTACCAGATCAAAATTCGCGACGTCGCTGTGGCCTGGGGTACGATCTATCCCGATGGTCTCCTCGCGATCGACACGGGAGCCACGAACGGTGATATCCCGGGTATCGACACCATCGAGCCGGCCTTCGGACGTCCCGCCAAGTGGATTGAACTGGGACAGAAAGAACGTGCTGAGCTGATGGGCTTTAATGTCGTCGAACCCTCGGCCGTTGCGATTACGCACCTGACCGAAGTCGTCCGCGAACACAGCAGCGAGTTGCTCACCCGGGAACAGGTTCACGGACTGGTTGAAAACCTGAAGGAATCGTCTCCCAAGGTTGTGGAAGAACTGATTCCCGACGTCCTCAAGATTTCTCAAGTCCAGCATGTACTTTCCAATCTGCTCCGTGAACGGGTACCAATTCGCGACCTGGAAACCATCCTGCAGACGCTGGGCGACTATGCAGACCGAACTAAAGAGCCGATGTTGCTCACCGAATATGTGCGGAATGGACTGGCCCGTTCCATCTGCCAGCAGTACCGCGACAGCAATCGTCTGTTGCGGGTCGTGACGCTCGATCCGGAACTGGAAGATGTGCTGATGTCGGGCATTGATTACAACGAGCATGGACTGGCAATCAAGCTGGCACCGCGGACGGGTGAGATCATCACCCAGGCGATTGCCGACCAGGTCGAACCTCTGGTTGCCATGGGCGGACACCCGATCGTGCTCTGTAATCCCCAGATCCGCGCCGGTCTGAAACAGATTACATCTCCGTTATTACCACGACTGGTCGTGTTAAGTCTGAATGAGATCACCCGTGACACCGATGTGGAAGCGATCGGTCAGGTTTCAGCAGATCGTCTGAAATCGAATGCGGTTGTGGGGGCAGCGTAGAGATAAACACGATTAACGGCAGTCATACACAACACTTAATTGAAACAAATACGATCCACTGAGATCAAACGTAAATAACCAAACAGGAACTGAAAACCATGTCAGATGTTCGCACTTTTAAAGCCGCCTCAATGCAGGAAGCATTGAAGCTGGTTCGCGAAGAAATGGGCAGCGACGCTGTGATCCTGCAGACAAAACAGGTGCCTGGCCGCAGAGGACTTCTGCCCTGGACCCGCACCAGAGAAGAATTTGAAATCACCGCAGGTCTGGGCATCAAAGTCCGCACACCTGCCGCCGTGCAGAATAACAGACGCCCCGCCAGTTCTCCGTTACAACATCGTGCTTCCAATCTCCAACCGGCGGGCGCCCGCAATGAATCCGTTTCTTACTCTGAACCACCGTCGCGTGAGTTACCCTCCGAACCGATCCAACGGACACCTGCTCCAGAAAGACGAGTCGAAGAAGACAACAGGCCGCCGGTTCACAATCGTCTCGAACAGCGTCTGCAGGATTCCCGTCCTCGACCAAGTCATGCATCGCAGCCGGCCTACGATCCCACTGAGGAATTTGCAGAAAAGCTGAATGCCATCCAGGAAATGCTGGAATCACTGGATCGCCGCACCCGCTCTCAACGCGTCACCGATGTTCCCCCGGAACTGTTTCACATTTACACGGATCTGATTGACGCTGAAGTAGACGAAACCATTGCTCACGATCTCGTCAGCCGCCTCAAAGAGCATGCGACTCCCGAACAACTCAAAGACACCCAGGCCAGTCAGTCCCTGTTAGCGGCACTGATTGAAGCGCAACTGGACTGTGCTTCCCCGATTCGTCCGCTGCCTGGTCAACGCAAAGTGGTGGCCCTGGTTGGCCCCACAGGTGTCGGTAAAACAACGACAATCGCCAAGCTGGCAGCGAATTTCCGTCTGCGTGATAACATTAAAATGGGCCTGATCACTGTCGACACTTACCGGATTGCCGCAGTCGAACAGTTGCGAACCTATGCGGAAATCATCGACCTGCCCATGAAAGTCGTAAGCACGCCACGGGAAATGCAGATGGCACTCGACGAGATGGTCGGACTGGACCTGGTCCTGATCGACACCGCGGGTCGCAGCCCGAGCGATGATCTGAAAATTCAGGAACTGGAAAGCCTGTTCCGCGATATCGCCATCGATGAAATCGCCCTGGTGATGAGCATGACTTCCAGCGTCCGCACTCTCGAAGCGATTGCCGAACGATTCAAAGTTGCCCGTCCGACATCCATGATATTGACGAAACTGGACGAAGCTCCCGTCATGGGCAGTCTGCTGACTCTGAGTCAGAAAGTCAAACTGCCGATTCAGTATCTGACTACGGGACAGGATGTCCCCGACGATATTGAACCGGCGAATGCTGCCCGGATCTCACGCCTGGTTCTGGGCGAAGACAAACTGCAATAATCTCACATCACCTCACTCACTTCCTTACCTGTCATTTCCATCACTTTAAAATAACCCTGTTTTTGAAGGTCAACCGATGGCTCCCGCTGTCAATGATTTCAATTTCGATCACGCCGATCTGCATACCGAAGTGTCTGCAGAACCGCAGTCCCTGTCTACCAGTTCGTCTCACGGCGATCAGGCGAAGGTACTGCGTGGACTGATGGAGCAGCGACAGCCGGGTGTGATTGACAAATCGAAATCGACACGCTGTCGCACCCTGGCGGTCTGCAGTGGTAAAGGGGGTGTGGGGAAATCGGTGATCTCACTGAACCTGGCACTGGCCCTGGCCAAAACCGGCGCTTCGGTCTGCCTGATGGACATCAACCTGGCGTTAGGTAACATCGACTTACTCTGTCGACTTAACGGTTACTGGAATCTCTCGCATGTGGTGAGTGGTGCCCGATCACTCAAGGAAATTCAACTGGCAGGACCGCTGGGCATCAACGTGATTACCGGCGCCAGCGGCCTGACTGATCTCGCGGACTGTTCAGAAGCAGTTCGCCGCGATGTACTGGGACAGATGCAGGAACTGGAAGCGACCCACGATTATCTGATTCTGGATAACGGTACCGGCATCCATCGCAGCATCCGCCAGTTCGTCACATCTGCAGACGATGTATTGATCGTGACGACTCCCGAACCAACGGCGATTGCGGATGCTTATGCTACGATCAAGTCCCTCTCAACAATTCAATCACTGGAAATCCAGACCCTGGTCAATCAATGCACTTCTCTCGACCAGGGCGACAAGGTATTTCAGCAACTCCAAAAAACTACCGAACTGTTTTTGCACACCGGTCTGAGTCAGGCAGGGCAGATCCCCCATGATCTACAGGTCGTTCAGTCGGTCTATGATCGGGATCCGCTGGTGCTCAGTCATCCGCAGAGCCCGGCTGCCGAGGCGATTTTCCGCCTGGCCCGGCATGTGATCGATGTGCGTAAAACAAAGGAACAAAACAAACAAGAGTCTTACTTTCCGCGACTTTGGCAGCGTCTGCTGGGTGAAGCCGCATAAACTTGAAAATCAGGATGGAAACACCGGGAACAGACTCTCTCATCTCTCTCATTCCCGTTCTTTCCTGGCCTTCAGGTCACGTCTAATTTGTAACCCCTGACAATTAATTCCATTCGCGTGCGTGCAGACGCTGGTTTGTTACTGCGCTATCCAACCAGTGTTCAAACCCAAACTTAGGGCCTGAACTCAGCGATCGCGTTACGCACCGGGAACGGGCTGAAATGTTAGGTTTTAACGATTAATCAAATTGTAGGAGAAAGGTTAAATTTTCTAAGGCAGGACACCGATATTAAAAGACAGAGGTGTGAAGTTCTCTCCTGAAAGTGAAGAGAGTTTCATCCCGACGTTTTTCGAACTCTATCCGGGAATATTCTGTGGCCCTGCATTATGCATTTCGATTATCGCTGATCGCTTTTGCGACTGAATCAGTACGAGGAATCATTTCTCATGCTGATTTCCTTGGAGCGACCCAATCCGCACTCATAGCTGCAGTCATATTTTTTGGTCTTGGCCTGGTGTTCGGTGAAGTTGCCTCCCGTCTGGTTGAAGAATCAGTACGGGCGAGTTTTGAAAAATGGAAAACAAATCCTGAATAAGAATATAAAGTAACCGCAGTCATTCATTTTATATCGTGCCTATTTGAAACGACTGTAAGTTGATCACGGAGGAGTAAATGGCCATCAAAGCCAGTGAAGAAATCGCAGAGATCTGGAAGGAATTCAAGCAGGATCAATCCAACCAGACACTCCGCAATAAATTGATTGAGCAATATGTTCCCCTGGTTCGTTATAATGCAGAACGAGTCTGGGCGAAGCTCCCTGAAGGGGTCGATTTAAACGACTTGATCTCAGCTGGTGTATTCGGGTTAATGGACGCGATTAATGCATTCGATCTGGAGCGGGGCGTTAAGTTTGAAACTTACTGCGTTCCCCGTATCCGTGGCGCCATGCTGGACGAACTGCGTACCATGGACTGGGTTCCCCGTCTGGTGCGGAGTAAGGCCAGTAAGCTGGAAGCAGCCCGTAAAGCTGCCGAAGCAGAACATGGTCGCCCGCCGGCGGACGAGGAAATTGCCCGGAAGATGCAGTTGTCTCGCAAAGAGTTCGAAAAACTCAAAAGCGAAGCCAACGCTGTCGGCCTGGTCAGCCTCAATAAAAAGTGGTATGAAACCGACAGCTACAAAGACGTACGGGAAGTGGATATTCTCGAGGATGCCAAGGGTGAAGATCCGACCAAGAGTATCCAGAAGCGGGATCTGATGCGACTGGTCACCAAGGGCCTGAACCGCAACGAACGCCTGATTATCATCCTGTATTACTACGAAGAACTGACCATGAAAGAAATCGGCAGCACCCTGGGTCTGTCCGAGTCGCGTGTCAGTCAGATGCATTCCAGCATTGTCAACCGCCTGAAAGAACAACTGGGCCGTCGACGACCCGAATTTGCATAATAACATTTGTCTTACTCCTCTAAGACACAAAAGGCCTCCAGCGGTATGGAGGCCTTTTTTTACGTCTGGACGTTAACGGACAATTTGTAAATTCCTGCGAGTTCTCGCGCGGTATACTCGAAATTGGTGCGCGATTCGATTTAGAATAGGCCCACAGGGAACATAAGTTCCGGCTCGTCGATTTTCGACCACTTGGGATTCCACTTACTTCAGACAGATAATCGGGGTGACAGGTCATTTCATGGAAGTTTCTCAGATTGAAGATTACTATCAGCGCTCACTGACAGAGGTGGGAAAAGTTCTCATGGGTCAGGAAGATCTGGTAGAAGGGGTGCTGATCGCCCTGTTCTGCGAGGGAAATGTGCTGATCGAAGGGGTTCCCGGCCTGGGTAAGACGTTGCTGGTCAATACCCTCAGCCACGTCCTCTCCAGCAGGTTCCGGCGGATTCAGTTCACTCCGGACCTGATGCCCTCCGACATCACCGGGCATACCGTGTATGACATGCACGAAAAGGTTTTCACGTTTAATGAAGGCCCCCTGTTTACCAACCTGCTGCTCGCGGATGAAGTCAACCGCGCCCCGGCGAAAACACAGTCGGCACTGCTGGAAGCGATGCAGGAACGCCAGGTCTCTGTGGATGGTAAAACCTATCCGCTGGAGCGTCCGTTCCTGACGATTGCCACCCAGAACCCGCTGGAGCAGGAAGGAACCTATCCGCTGCCTGAGGCGCAGCTGGACCGATTCATGTTCAAACTGCTGGTCGACTATCCAACACAGGACCAGGAAAACGCGATCCTCGATTTGTACGCGGCCGGTAAAGACAATCGCGATCTGAGCACCTTTGGTATCGAGCCGGTTCTGAATACGGAAACCATTCTGGAGATTCAGAGACGGGCCACTGAAATCATCGTGGAACCCTCGATCATCAATTACATCACTTCGATTGTCTCCCGCACCCGAGGCTGGCACACCATTGAAGTTGGTGCGAGTCCACGTGCCAGCGTGAACCTGTTGATCGGTTCGCGGGTGATGGCCGCCTGCCAGGGCCGCGACTTCGTCGTTCCCGATGATGTGAAGGAACTGGCCCTGCCCGTGCTGCGTCATCGCATCCGTCTGCATCCGGAAGCTGAGATTGAAGGCGTGAATGTCGACGACGTGATTCGAGAAATCCTGGAAAGTGTTGAGGCGCCCCGCCAATGATGCCCCGTCTCTCCCTGCTGTTTCTGTTCGCTGCCGCGATGGTCCCCTTTGCGCTGGGAACGGTCTGGCCCGAAGCGGGACAGCTGGGAATTCTGATCTGCCTGGGTGTGTTTCTACTGTCGCTGGTCGATCTGGTGGTTACCCCTTCGCTGCTGGCGATTGAAGTCAATCGGGACGTGAATGAAGTCCTGAGTGTCGGCACCCCGAACAGTGTTAAACTCTGGTTTACCAACCGTGGTTCGGTGCCTCTCAAGATTCACGTGCACGACGAACCGCCGATGCCGTGTCACTATACCGACCTGCCTTTCGACATCGAACTGTTTCCGAACAAGCATCAGTACAGCATTTATCATGTGGAACCGCATCACCGGGGTAAAAACCGGTTCCGCCGTGTCTTTCTGCAGATGAAAAGCCGGCTCGGCCTGTGGACGCTTTACGATGAGCGGGACATTCACCAGGTGGTCCGCATCTATCCAGATATTAAAGCAGTACATGGCGTGGAGCTGATGGCCCGCCGGAACCGACTGGCAGAAACCGGTATCAAGATGTCCCGCCTGCGGGGACGTGGGACTGAGTTCGATCGACTGCGCGAGTATCGTCGCGGCGACGAATTTCGCAGCATAGACTGGAAAGCGACCTCCCGGCACCAGGAGCTGATCAGTCGCGAGTACGTAGTGGAGAAGAATCAGAATATCATCTTCCTGCTCGACTGTGGTCGTTCGATGTGTAACGCCGACGAAGGCGTAACTCACTTCGACCGGGCATTGAATGCGGCGATCCTCTTAAGTTATGTGGCACTCCGGCAGGGAGACACGGTCTCGTTGATGGCCTGTTCGAACAAGGTCGAGCGGTGGGTTCCCCCGGTGCGCGGTGCCGGTTCGATTCAGAAACTGATCCGCCAGGTTTATGATCTGGATCCGGTCTACGAGGCCTCAGACTACCGACTGATGTCGGAACAGCTCCAGCTGCGTTACCGTAAACGTTCGCTGGTCGTTGTACTCACACACGCGCTGGACGAAGTGCATCTCTCGCACTTGAGCGATGCCCTGCGGATGATGCGCTGGCCCCATCTGGTACTCTCCGCGTTCCTGCGAAACGTTCCCCTGCAGGAGCGGATGAACGCGATTCCGGAAACAGACCGCGAAGCCTTCCAGATCGCCGCAGCCGCAGACATCGTGGCCACCCAGACCACACAGATCGCCGCGCTACAGAAATCGGGTCTGCTGATTCTGGACACGCTGCCGGAGAATCTGTCGGTCAATCTCATCAGCCGCTACCTGGACATCAAAGCCCGACAACTGCTGTGATTATTTTCCAAACCGGGAGTCGCAGGTAGACTAATCAGAAGTACAACCGGTCTGGCGCGGAAGATTTATCAACTGAAATTTGAGATCTTGATCTGCTTTTCGCCACTCAGATCAGCTCTTGATCCATGTCTCATCCGTAACAAAAACGTCATTCGCGGTTAGCTGGACATGTACAAGAGTCAGATCATGACAGTCGTATCAATTGTAAGACACAGTGTCCACGTCGAGTGTGGGAATTAGTGAAAAGATTTTTTCGGGTGATCTCACCGAATTCGGGGAGAAACTGGTGGTCAACATCGTGTGCATATCTATAAATGGTCGATATTTATAAAGAATTAACAAAACCGGCTCGCATATAAAATATGCGGGTCGTACGACAGAAATCGTTCCCTCTTGTTTGAGCGTTGACTTTTTTCTTTTACTTAGTTCAGGGCCAGCCGTATAATTAAGATTCATTAGAAGTAAGCTACGTTTGTATTTGGAGTCATTTATGGCAGTCTGTTTAGTCCCCGTGAACCAGGGTCGCCCCATTGTGTTAGACAAGGCGATCATTCTTGTTGGACGGCATCCCGACTGCGATATCGTCATCACCGACAGCCCGAAGATTTCCCGCAAACACTGCTGCCTGGCGATTGTCAACGATCGCCCGGTCA
This window of the Gimesia chilikensis genome carries:
- the flhA gene encoding flagellar biosynthesis protein FlhA; amino-acid sequence: MRNSGLIFPLVIVSSVLVIIAPLPPLVMDLLLSCNITVSVVILMTTIYVTRPLEFSVFPAILLGTTLARLVLNVATTRLILTRGADDGTAAAGGVIEAFGQFVAGGHLVVGLIIFVILVTIQFMVITKGATRISEVAARFSLDSMPGKQMAIDADLNAGLISSEEAKTRRQEITEQADFYGSMDGASKFVRGDSIASIIITLINVVGGLYVGMVDHGMELSKAATVFTTLTIGDGLVTQVPGFLISLAAGLIVTRTSVDSNLPRDVVKQFSGHPEALFLASTFLFALAFTGLPAGPMLALAIGCAVTGMMRRKGQQATEVQKQKAETQQQEQQQQPAEPKPEDHLFVDPLELELGVGLLRLADPATGGDLLDRVTRIRHKIAQELGIILPKVRIRDNIRLGQRDYQIKIRDVAVAWGTIYPDGLLAIDTGATNGDIPGIDTIEPAFGRPAKWIELGQKERAELMGFNVVEPSAVAITHLTEVVREHSSELLTREQVHGLVENLKESSPKVVEELIPDVLKISQVQHVLSNLLRERVPIRDLETILQTLGDYADRTKEPMLLTEYVRNGLARSICQQYRDSNRLLRVVTLDPELEDVLMSGIDYNEHGLAIKLAPRTGEIITQAIADQVEPLVAMGGHPIVLCNPQIRAGLKQITSPLLPRLVVLSLNEITRDTDVEAIGQVSADRLKSNAVVGAA
- a CDS encoding PSD1 and planctomycete cytochrome C domain-containing protein codes for the protein MRNLSGVVTTAACILLIAVQTATAADQKSQVDFEKQIRPLLKQHCYDCHSQGAEESGLRVDYGANLIKGGDRGPAVVPGKRDESLLYLSLKGEGKIPRMPHDLPPLKPAAIELIGRWIDAGGAIPASEQNLQTVDASTDHWSFQPIERPEPPQVKQKSWGRNPIDAFILHRLEVQQLKPSPEADRTTLIRRLSLDLTGLPPSVEQVQEFLADTKPGAYERLVDRLLASPHYGERWARHWLDVARYADSNGFTIDGPRSIWKYRDWVIEAINANMPFDQFVTEQLAGDLLPKPTTEQLIATGFHRNTLINQEGGTNPEQFRVEAVVDRVNTTGAAFLGLTVGCAQCHKHKYDPITQRDFYQLYAIFNSTADINSAPPTLPLPTEQQQTEQKELKQEIAKLTKQLEERKQALEPKFAAWKERLQQDLQQSEQQWSVLAPGSIQSINGATLTVLEDHSLLAGGKIPAFDTYVVETAAIPPGTSGLRLEVLTHESLPRKGPGWAGNGNFVLDEVTVEMAEQTEAGWSDFQPVKLIQATADHSQDKFPASNLVDGDPKTGWAINTGKGSMNVDRRAILKLKEPIEVKQPVKLRVTLTHTRNAKYNVGRFRLAATTVAPEVLNIKPEILAILKQPEDKWDAKQKTTVEEAFHQSDSQWLALNQRLTKQKAAQTKVNKAIVTTMIMRELPKPRETFILLRGNFLDPGAKVSPGVPAVLPALPEDVSQPTRLDLARWLTSEEQPLTARVTVNRYWQRFFGRGIVETENDFGTQGSDPTHPELLDWLASEFMRLNWDVKQFHKLIVTSATYRQASDFNPNHQEKDPRNLLLSRQNRFRMEAESIRDLFLASSGLLSRKIGGPSVYPPQPEGIYVLTQNKKSWPEEQNEDRYRRGMYTYFWRSSPYPMLPTFDAPNSNTTCTRRVRSNTPLQALTLANDHSLFELTQGFALRILQEGPPYDEGRIRAAFEICLSRAPSDRELEVMTGYLQEQRAQFKQSPEAAAQVAADDLPKQIDVIEAASWTAVARVLMNLDEFITRE
- a CDS encoding DUF1501 domain-containing protein, whose translation is MNFDDLMLRDQTRRHFFENCAMGAGAIGLASLMQSEQRAQAGTGKLNGTHHPPKAKNVIYMFMAGGPSQLEMFDFKPKLQELEGKVIPESYVEGKQFAFLKKDAKLLGTRRKFKKHGESGMELSEVVPHLAEVADDITVLKSMKTDVFNHGPAKLFMNTGTQQFGRPSMGAWVTYGIGSESQNLPGFVVLQSGPRGPRGGAPLWGSGFLPTTYQGVPFLNGADPILNLSSPSGINSERQSEFIDTVNQLNSLRLEKTRDPEIATRISAYEMAYRMQSSAPELMDLSGETKETLDLYGVDPAKPSFARNCLLARRLVEKGSRFVQLYHTDWDHHGNKGTDLEESLDARCLETDQASAALVKDLKQRGLLDDTLVIWGGEFGRTPQGEPRDLIGRDHHIDAFSIWVAGGGSKPGVTIGETDELGYYSVEDTIHVRDFHATVLHLLGIDHHELSYFYQGLDFRLTGVEEAHVVEKMLA